In one Coriobacteriia bacterium genomic region, the following are encoded:
- a CDS encoding ferredoxin → MKPRVDEDLCIGCGSCEDLCPDVFRVEDDGYSHVITPEPGAEQYGCVRDAADACPTGAISIGE, encoded by the coding sequence ATGAAGCCTCGTGTGGACGAAGACCTGTGCATCGGCTGCGGTTCGTGTGAAGACCTGTGCCCCGACGTGTTCCGCGTCGAGGACGACGGCTACTCGCACGTCATCACACCCGAGCCCGGCGCCGAGCAGTACGGTTGCGTCCGCGATGCGGCTGATGCGTGCCCGACCGGAGCGATCTCGATAGGCGAATGA